One window of the Candidatus Palauibacter polyketidifaciens genome contains the following:
- a CDS encoding electron transfer flavoprotein subunit beta/FixA family protein: MNTIVCMKRVPDSATRVRVTPDGAGLDPAGVKYVVNPYDEFALEDAIRRKEEAGEGKVTVIALGPPETAESIRQALAMGADEGVLLSCAGSHDALSVARTLADEIRGREVDLVLFGKQAIDDDNMQVPQMVAEFLGLPCATVVVGLEIAGGDATARREVEGGHEVVEFSLPAVVSTQKGLNEPRYPSLKGIMAAKRKPLEEREVTLDAPTIEFLRLDEPPAPAAGRIVGEGVDAVPELVRALRDEAGVL, from the coding sequence ATGAATACGATCGTCTGCATGAAGCGCGTGCCGGACTCGGCCACGCGGGTGAGAGTGACCCCCGACGGCGCGGGACTGGATCCGGCCGGCGTCAAGTACGTCGTGAACCCCTACGACGAGTTCGCGCTCGAGGATGCGATCCGCCGCAAGGAAGAGGCGGGGGAGGGGAAGGTGACGGTCATCGCCCTCGGCCCCCCGGAGACCGCCGAATCGATCCGCCAGGCGCTCGCGATGGGGGCGGATGAGGGCGTCCTGCTCTCGTGCGCGGGCTCGCACGACGCGCTCTCCGTCGCGCGGACGCTGGCCGACGAGATTCGAGGCCGCGAGGTCGACCTCGTGCTGTTCGGGAAGCAGGCGATCGATGACGACAACATGCAGGTCCCGCAGATGGTGGCCGAGTTTCTGGGCCTCCCGTGCGCGACCGTCGTCGTCGGCCTCGAGATCGCGGGAGGCGATGCGACGGCGCGCCGCGAGGTGGAAGGCGGCCACGAGGTCGTCGAGTTCTCGCTGCCGGCCGTCGTCTCGACGCAGAAGGGGCTCAACGAGCCGCGGTATCCGAGCCTCAAGGGGATCATGGCGGCGAAGCGGAAGCCGCTCGAGGAACGGGAGGTGACGCTCGATGCGCCGACGATCGAATTCCTCCGCCTCGATGAACCGCCGGCGCCGGCCGCGGGCCGGATCGTCGGCGAGGGGGTGGACGCCGTGCCGGAGCTGGTGCGGGCGTTGCGCGACGAAGCGGGGGTGCTCTGA
- a CDS encoding isoamylase early set domain-containing protein translates to MNDDLKLYLDGEIDRSELSREFRREAERWDALLSDVRDSGVHGAPVGLESRVMAEVRQERRRPLPSLVDWWVHPRSVRVRPWLGLAAAAVLATFFLLPRENVYTEPAGAATALVGEEVHYVQFRLEAPGAASVHVAGDFNDWQPEVALADPYGTGVWTGRVRLPPGVHKYMFLVDGETWITDPHAERYVEDGYGNQNAVIAITGGAGARSLAP, encoded by the coding sequence ATGAACGACGATCTGAAGCTGTACCTGGATGGAGAAATCGACCGTTCGGAACTCTCGCGGGAGTTTCGCAGGGAAGCCGAGCGGTGGGATGCCCTCCTGTCGGACGTGCGGGATTCGGGGGTGCACGGAGCTCCGGTCGGACTCGAATCGAGGGTCATGGCCGAGGTTCGCCAGGAGCGGCGTCGGCCCTTGCCGAGTCTCGTGGACTGGTGGGTGCATCCCCGCTCCGTGCGCGTCCGGCCCTGGCTGGGACTCGCGGCGGCCGCCGTGCTTGCGACGTTCTTCCTCTTGCCGCGGGAGAACGTATACACCGAGCCGGCGGGGGCGGCGACGGCACTCGTGGGCGAAGAAGTCCACTACGTGCAGTTCCGTCTCGAGGCGCCCGGCGCGGCGTCGGTCCACGTTGCGGGCGACTTCAACGACTGGCAGCCGGAGGTCGCGCTGGCCGATCCCTACGGGACCGGCGTGTGGACCGGTCGTGTGAGGCTCCCGCCCGGCGTGCACAAGTACATGTTCCTCGTGGACGGCGAGACCTGGATCACGGATCCGCACGCGGAACGTTATGTGGAGGACGGTTACGGCAACCAGAATGCCGTGATCGCCATCACGGGCGGCGCGGGCGCCCGCTCGCTGGCTCCCTAG
- a CDS encoding electron transfer flavoprotein subunit alpha/FixB family protein: MPGALAYAEIRDGEVSRASREAVGLARRIAADAGGETHAVALGPPGTEAAAAQLCGFGADRTWVGESEALALSQPDIAAAAIARLVEAGDYDAVIFAATAQGRDIAPRVGARLGRSVASEVVECRREDGAIVVRRPMYAGKAIATLRFTPGPAVMTIRANVFAPAEESATGQMSSLDLEGLEGRVRTTALEQGDRDRLDVSEATTIVSGGRGMQGPEHWPLLEALVEALGDEAALGASRAVVDAGWRPHGEQVGQTGKTVSPNLYFAVGISGAIQHLAGMRTAKVIVAINRDADAPIFGVADYGLVGDVFEVLPALTEAVREARQGS, encoded by the coding sequence ATGCCCGGGGCGCTGGCGTACGCCGAGATCCGCGACGGAGAGGTGAGCCGGGCCTCGCGGGAGGCGGTCGGGCTCGCGCGGCGGATCGCTGCCGACGCGGGAGGAGAGACCCACGCCGTCGCGCTCGGTCCCCCCGGTACGGAGGCCGCGGCCGCTCAACTCTGCGGTTTCGGCGCCGACCGCACCTGGGTCGGCGAGTCGGAGGCTCTCGCGCTGTCTCAGCCGGATATCGCCGCGGCGGCCATTGCCCGGCTCGTCGAGGCCGGGGACTACGACGCCGTGATCTTCGCGGCGACCGCCCAGGGGAGGGACATCGCTCCGCGCGTCGGTGCGCGGCTCGGGCGCAGCGTGGCCTCGGAAGTCGTCGAATGCCGGCGGGAGGACGGCGCCATCGTCGTCCGCCGGCCCATGTACGCCGGGAAGGCGATCGCGACCCTGCGCTTCACCCCGGGTCCGGCCGTGATGACGATCCGGGCCAACGTCTTCGCGCCGGCCGAGGAGAGCGCGACGGGGCAGATGTCGAGCCTGGATCTCGAGGGTCTCGAGGGCCGGGTGCGGACGACCGCGCTGGAGCAGGGGGATCGCGACCGGCTCGACGTGAGCGAGGCGACGACGATCGTCTCGGGCGGCCGCGGGATGCAGGGGCCGGAGCACTGGCCGCTGCTCGAGGCGCTCGTGGAAGCGCTCGGCGACGAGGCGGCGCTCGGCGCGAGCCGGGCGGTCGTGGATGCGGGCTGGCGGCCGCATGGGGAACAGGTGGGCCAGACCGGCAAGACCGTGTCGCCCAACCTCTACTTCGCGGTCGGGATCAGCGGGGCGATCCAGCACCTCGCCGGGATGCGCACGGCCAAGGTCATCGTGGCGATCAACCGCGATGCGGATGCGCCGATCTTCGGGGTGGCGGACTACGGTCTCGTGGGGGACGTGTTCGAGGTGCTGCCGGCGCTCACCGAGGCGGTTCGCGAAGCCCGCCAGGGCAGTTGA
- a CDS encoding alanine racemase: MNAGNAATHAPDLSDLRTPALVLDLDVLENNLRVMQERTDALGVRLRPHVKTHKCVQIAELQRASGASGIAVSTLAEARIFAEAGFDDILWAFPLNLSWIGEAAALSRRVELGVTVDSPTAVEALEAAGAPFSVWLEIDCGYGRSGVPHESGRVVEIARRISRADRLSLRGCLTHAGHTYGAGSPAAIAALADEERRVMVEVGRALREAGLEPGALSLGSTPGMSRVETLEGIDEARPGNYALYDYTQTRLGSCAVSDCAVTVLATVVSAREGSDGAIADCGALALSKDVGPDDPPHYGRLFRDTSGRELSDHQVRSVSQEHGRLSGRFAVGEKVRVLPNHACLTVAHFDRFEVVRGRRVVDRWKIRRARD; this comes from the coding sequence GTGAACGCCGGGAACGCTGCCACCCACGCGCCGGACCTGTCCGATCTCCGCACTCCGGCGCTTGTCCTCGATCTCGATGTCCTGGAGAACAACCTCCGGGTCATGCAGGAACGCACGGACGCCCTCGGCGTTCGGCTTCGCCCCCACGTGAAGACGCACAAGTGTGTGCAGATCGCCGAACTTCAGCGAGCGAGCGGCGCGTCGGGCATCGCCGTTTCCACGCTCGCGGAGGCCCGAATCTTCGCGGAGGCGGGCTTCGATGACATCCTGTGGGCCTTTCCCCTCAATCTCTCATGGATCGGCGAGGCGGCCGCGCTCTCCCGCCGCGTCGAACTCGGCGTGACGGTGGACTCCCCCACGGCCGTCGAGGCGCTCGAAGCCGCGGGCGCCCCCTTCTCCGTCTGGCTCGAAATCGACTGTGGCTACGGGCGCTCCGGCGTCCCGCACGAAAGCGGCCGGGTCGTCGAGATCGCGAGGCGGATCTCACGCGCGGATCGGCTGTCGCTGCGCGGATGCCTGACGCACGCCGGCCACACCTACGGAGCGGGTTCGCCCGCCGCCATCGCCGCGCTGGCGGACGAGGAGCGACGGGTGATGGTCGAAGTGGGTCGCGCACTCCGCGAGGCGGGGCTCGAGCCGGGGGCGCTCTCGCTCGGTTCGACCCCCGGGATGAGCCGGGTCGAGACGCTGGAGGGAATCGACGAGGCCCGGCCGGGGAACTACGCACTTTACGATTACACCCAGACGCGGCTCGGGTCGTGCGCGGTGAGCGACTGCGCGGTCACGGTGCTCGCGACGGTCGTCTCCGCGCGCGAAGGATCCGACGGGGCGATCGCGGACTGCGGCGCGCTCGCTCTGTCCAAGGATGTGGGGCCGGACGATCCGCCTCACTACGGCCGCCTCTTCCGCGACACGTCCGGACGGGAGCTGAGCGACCATCAGGTGCGTTCCGTGAGCCAGGAACACGGGCGCCTGTCCGGGCGGTTCGCCGTGGGCGAGAAGGTCCGCGTCCTTCCGAATCACGCCTGCCTCACGGTCGCGCACTTCGACCGCTTCGAGGTCGTGCGGGGTCGGCGCGTGGTGGACCGGTGGAAGATCCGGCGCGCGCGTGATTGA
- a CDS encoding XdhC family protein translates to MSLRAVRADIARWAEQGDPIAVATLIAVRRSAPLPPGARFAISAAGELSGSISSGCVEGDLHERLSALLGGGAPASVTYGITDEMAAGVGLSCGGEIDVLLDHYDPGDPVWHRLWQLQEAGAPGVLLTGAAARTRSRQLLLEPDRSLGTLGSAELDRAARSRVDDWLGRSDARVVELVRDDPDSLVFVESFAPPPRLVIVGATPIGHALCAMAHHTGFEVVVVDPREAFLRPERFSDAASLDARWPDEAMAALDLDPRTSVVILTHDEKLDEPALETALASRCGYIGLLGGRRTQQQRRAALLARGLDEAACDRIHGPVGLRIGARSPAQIAVSILAQLIALDRAP, encoded by the coding sequence ATGAGTCTCCGGGCCGTGCGCGCGGACATCGCGCGTTGGGCGGAGCAGGGCGATCCCATCGCCGTGGCGACGCTCATCGCCGTGCGCCGTTCGGCGCCGCTGCCGCCGGGCGCGCGGTTCGCGATCTCGGCCGCCGGAGAGCTGAGCGGCTCGATCTCGAGCGGGTGCGTGGAAGGCGACCTGCACGAACGGCTCTCCGCGCTGCTGGGTGGCGGCGCGCCGGCCTCCGTCACGTACGGGATCACGGACGAAATGGCCGCGGGCGTGGGCCTCTCCTGCGGCGGGGAGATCGACGTCCTCCTCGACCACTACGATCCCGGCGACCCCGTCTGGCATCGCCTCTGGCAGCTCCAGGAGGCCGGCGCCCCGGGTGTCCTCCTCACCGGCGCGGCGGCGCGCACGCGCTCGCGGCAACTCCTCCTCGAACCGGACCGGTCGCTGGGAACGCTCGGGTCCGCCGAACTCGACCGGGCGGCCCGCTCCCGCGTCGACGATTGGCTCGGCCGGTCGGACGCCCGCGTCGTCGAACTCGTGCGGGACGATCCGGACAGCCTCGTCTTCGTCGAGTCCTTCGCCCCTCCCCCGCGGCTCGTCATCGTGGGGGCGACCCCGATCGGGCATGCGCTGTGCGCGATGGCGCACCACACCGGCTTCGAGGTCGTGGTCGTGGATCCGCGCGAGGCCTTCCTGCGGCCGGAGCGGTTTTCGGATGCCGCGTCGCTCGACGCGCGCTGGCCGGACGAGGCGATGGCCGCGCTCGATCTCGACCCCCGAACGAGCGTCGTCATCCTCACGCACGACGAGAAGCTGGATGAGCCCGCACTGGAGACGGCGCTCGCCTCCCGCTGCGGCTACATCGGCCTCCTCGGCGGACGCCGGACGCAGCAGCAACGTCGAGCCGCGCTCCTCGCTCGGGGGCTGGACGAGGCGGCATGCGACCGCATCCATGGTCCGGTCGGGCTGCGGATCGGCGCCCGCTCGCCCGCGCAGATCGCCGTCTCCATCCTCGCGCAGCTCATCGCCCTCGACAGAGCGCCCTGA
- a CDS encoding sigma-70 family RNA polymerase sigma factor → MTAVIEGDREAYGVLVRRYKDVLYRYAERMTGRADDAADIVQRTFIRGFRSLDRCRDRERVGGWLFRIAVNLCKDQLKGRARREVSLEAAGPLTATRGLPEARAERTEIREQIYRALQSLSEEQREAFVLKHVEGWSYEEMAERLGASVSALKMRVHRARDQLQVLLENYR, encoded by the coding sequence GTGACCGCCGTAATCGAAGGCGATCGCGAGGCGTACGGTGTTCTCGTGCGCCGGTACAAGGACGTGCTGTACCGCTACGCGGAGCGCATGACCGGGCGCGCGGACGACGCCGCGGATATCGTGCAGCGCACGTTCATTCGCGGCTTTCGGAGCCTCGACCGCTGCCGTGATCGGGAACGGGTGGGAGGCTGGTTGTTTCGGATCGCCGTCAACCTGTGCAAGGATCAGTTGAAGGGGCGGGCACGGCGGGAGGTGTCGCTGGAGGCGGCCGGCCCGCTGACGGCGACGCGGGGTCTTCCCGAGGCGCGCGCCGAACGGACGGAAATACGGGAACAGATATACCGGGCCTTGCAGTCGCTGAGCGAAGAGCAGCGTGAAGCTTTCGTCCTCAAGCACGTCGAGGGCTGGTCGTACGAAGAGATGGCCGAGAGACTTGGAGCGTCGGTGTCCGCGTTGAAGATGCGCGTACATCGGGCTCGGGATCAGTTACAGGTGCTGTTAGAGAACTACCGATGA
- a CDS encoding sigma-70 family RNA polymerase sigma factor, whose translation MSLAEETRTRNGSPGDAAGPGSGPVEPPDPGADEPGLVEAVQAGDSRAFSLFVTRYTDPAYAVALSILRHEQDAEDAVQAAFIRALERIGQLRPGSRFGPWFYRVLRSTCLNLRRRELLRTHSELTDTAASRDDPHREFERRHARKRVLDALGQLPERQRTAVMMYDLEGYDHAEIAKILGIAVGTSRANLHHGRHALRRLLGEAPASGAGGADDDE comes from the coding sequence ATGTCTTTGGCGGAGGAAACGCGAACGCGTAACGGATCGCCCGGCGACGCGGCCGGCCCCGGCTCCGGACCTGTGGAGCCGCCGGATCCCGGCGCGGACGAGCCCGGCCTCGTGGAGGCCGTGCAGGCCGGCGATTCGCGGGCGTTTTCCCTGTTCGTGACAAGATATACGGACCCGGCCTACGCGGTGGCGCTGTCGATTCTGCGCCACGAGCAGGACGCGGAAGACGCGGTACAGGCCGCGTTCATTCGCGCGCTCGAGCGGATCGGGCAGTTGCGGCCGGGAAGCCGTTTCGGCCCGTGGTTCTATCGCGTGCTGAGGAGCACGTGCCTGAACCTCCGGCGGCGTGAGCTCTTGCGGACGCATTCGGAGCTGACGGACACGGCGGCGTCGCGGGACGATCCGCATCGTGAATTCGAGCGGAGACACGCACGGAAGCGAGTACTCGACGCACTCGGGCAGCTTCCGGAACGACAGAGAACGGCAGTCATGATGTACGACCTCGAAGGGTACGACCACGCGGAGATCGCGAAGATTCTCGGGATCGCAGTCGGAACTTCGAGGGCGAACCTTCATCACGGCAGGCACGCGCTGCGCCGGCTTCTCGGCGAAGCGCCCGCCTCCGGCGCCGGAGGAGCGGATGACGATGAATAG